The following nucleotide sequence is from Sparus aurata chromosome 22, fSpaAur1.1, whole genome shotgun sequence.
AACCTGTTCTGCATCCTTAACGACACTGCGCGGCTAACTACACTGGTTAAGTGGCTAATTCCAGTGAACTCCACCAGGGTTGTTTGGCACAGTCTTGGcatgcaaatgaaaacagaacaCTCCCATCTCTACAGAGaaaggcttttattttcttaaaagaaaacacacacaaaaaaaacaggaaatattgctttctaaatatattttttttcaacatgatTCCAGGACATGGAAGTGCCCaagctcctctttttttccacagttttgGTTGaggatcaatttttttttttttttaggattccTCTgatcacatctgtgtgtgtgagaggacagaTAAAAAACCCCTACTGAACACACACTACAAACAAATCAGTTTCCTTCTGTGGCCAGAGGCCGGGTTGCATATCAAATCCAGGAGTTCCTGTTGACAGGATACTCTTGGGCTGCAGCCACGGAGTAACTCGCACTCTCACACATaaggggcacacacacacacacacacacacacacacacacacacaaacacacagctcgACCACACCACTCACAGGTCAGACGGTGTGTTGGTTTGTAGTATTAATAGATGAGCGAGTAACCTGATGAGAAACTCTGGTTTTGATCTCCAAATGAAAGAATTTCCAACTTTTTCTCCCTCCACAGAATGCATGGATGTCAACTTTGCAATCagtgcccacacacacatcaaactgAAGTGTCAGCTCGAGCTTTTTGTCAACCCCTGCAGCCCCCCAACCCCCCCTACACACAGGAACAGGATGCGGCACCTGAAGCCACAGATATCAGTGATATATAGGGGCCACGCTCAGTCTTGCCACCCTGACATTACACCTCACAGAACAAGTGTTTATGCACAGTGAGTGACGGTGCACGAGCAGTACAGTACGAACAGCAGAGCGGCGGCGACGTGTCAGACAAAAGTTTCACATCACATTTGGAGTTGTGCATGTGAGAGCTTTGAGCTGGGGGTTTCTGAGATGACTAATAGCTCTATATGTGTTAACCGCTGTGTGGGTGGGAGCAGTACCAGCCTGCTGTCGTTCACCCTTTCAGCGTAAAAGACATGTGGCTGCTGGAGACTTTGAGGAGGGGGTTCGTCTCCGTTTGTAGGGACACTTCACCCTCGTtgcaaaactttatttaaaacaacatcCAAAACGGTGGTTTCAATATACTCCAGTGTGGGGCATCATCAGGCCAAACCACATGTATCACTTTCTTTCTGTTAAATCTCTCCATCATACACAACCTCCTTTGCGTGCATTTCAATGTGCTAATTTTAAtgttactttcaaaataaaaccagcaTCACTGTgtgcaattattacaaaatggGGACtttctcaagaaaaaaaaaaacggtttcATTTATAGACGATGTTATATACATCATTGGAGAgccagatgttttgtttttagtaaacattttattaattaaaattaataaaatgttccAGCGTTACCTCAACCTTAAACAAAAGTAAGCACAAAGGACCCGTTTCTAAAGCATTTAGTTGTCTATTTTGTGGCCATAActtgttgttttatgttatcTATCTTTTAAATTGAGTATTGTCTCTTATGTAAGCTGAAACTGAACCTGCAAGGCCTCATACTAACAGTCAGGATGACAAATGAAGaaattatgtttcatcttaatcAGCATTTTGACGAGTAATGCTGTGTTGTTTTGACTGGACAGCCTCCGTCTGCCTTTTCCTCCTTTGACTCACACCACCCACTCTTTGCTAAACAAGACTAGCTTGTTGAGGAACTCATCTGTCAAGTCAAAGAACAGATTTCATAACCTTGTAAAACACATTTGGAAGTGGAAAAggcaactgtttttgttttgtagattACCTCAACAGCTGATCGGCTGAAACTGAAACTTACTCCTCctcactgttttcatttatgtGTTCACATACATTTCACTCCActtgaaggggaaaaaagattAAACATGCATTCATGAATAtttggatttattaaaaaaaatgatttgattctgttaaaaaactgttttcttacAGCTCATGAATGTGTCAGACGAGAGTTAAGATTTCCATCGAAGCATCATGACGTCAACATCCATTCACAATTGCCAAATCATAAGACATCAGAGAAAGTACAAATATgtttacttctgttttttttacaaaatggcAAAATCAGTCTCTGGGGTCACTTGAATGAACAATCTGAAGAGTTTCATTTTATAAGGAGATACATCCAGTGTCTGACGAACTGGACAAAGATGACGTGTGAAATACTGCTTCAATAAATAGTAGTAATATGCTGATGCTTATACGATTCTAAGACACAAATGAtggtatttgaaaaaaaatgcattttaaccttgttggcaaaacacaaaatatcaaatTTGTCCTTTGTTGTTTGTGACCGTTTTAGAAAATTCACTATCGGACCCTTTATTAACCAACAGGAAAAGATAACTTCATGTCAGCACTCCTGTAGTCAGATTAAAAAGTATCTCAGCTCATGATGTATTTATAAATTTTTGATAGAGAACACCATGTGTAGAGAGATACTCATTTTTGGAAATACACTTGTTGGCGAGTCAAATGAttccactctcatgtctgtcaACTGAATATGAAGCcatacagccagcagctggttagatTAGCATATAGATGTTTGAAACACCTGGCATGGCTCCATCTAACACATCAGCCAATCAGCACACAGTGACTTTCATAGTGGAAAAAAGTCATGTTGATTTTATTAGGGACACTATTTaacttcatatttactgtacagacaTCATAGTGGTATTGATTCATCATCTAATTCTTAGCAAATACAGCAAATATATGTTAACAGCAATTCCCCACAATGTCTCAACTCTTTAATTTGAGGTATTTATACCATCTTCTGCAACTATGGTGATTCCCAGTGGCTTTGCGGGCAGCTTTGAGGTTTCTTCCTGTTCTCCTCGATGTTGCAACATGTTGGTCATGAACAGGTCGTGTATATACAAGACACATTTGCTCCTAAAGGCAATGATTCCATGACGTATGTCCCCATGATCATGTTAAGGACAATGGGAGAATTTGAGTATCAAGTCCTACTATCTGAGTTATTCTtgatgtttccttttctttttcttgtcctttttggatttcttctctaccacctcctcctcctttgctccATCGTCCACCTCTTCTCTgtgattctttttcttttgttgaacAACCTCAGCTTCTACAGTTTGATCCTCGGTTGGCTCATGTCCATTTAGTAGCTCAGTTTccttgttgtgttgtttatgcttcttcttcttcttggacGGAGGCAGCTCCTCAGAGGTGGAGCTACAGGTCTCATTTGTAGCTTCTTCGTTTTCGTccattttcctcttcttcttcttctcctgacGCTCCTGCTTTTGATCCTCATCATCCTGTATTATGATGGGAGCGATGCTGTTCTCCTCTGCAGACtctttgcttttcttcttcttcttctttttctccggAGGCCCCTGCTGTTGATCCTCATCATCCCCTATTACGATGGGAGCGGTACTGTTCTCTTCCACCACTTCCAGCTCATTTGCAGActctttgctcttcttcttcttcttctttttcttctttttgggcTCTTCTGAGTCCTCGGGGGCGGTGTGGATGGGACTGGGCTCCTCAGACGGACCCGCTGTCTCGTCGGCCTCAGCCTTCACTGAGGGTGACGCACTCTGGGCCTCTCCGCGAGCCTTCTTCATCTGAGCCATTCGCTGTGCAAAATACTCCTGCATACTGAGCGTGCTCGTCACAGTATGGGCGATGGACTCTGTATCCAATTTAGTAGGAGCAGGAGTCTCCTCCGTTTCACCCTGAGAATCACTGCTGTTGCTctcctaaaacaaaaaaaaacaacacaaataagaGGACAGAGTTAGGATTTAAAGCAGCAACGTAGAGAAtctacacagaaacagacagaagacaATGGTGGACCGAGGAGCTTAAGTGACCGTCAATCATCGTGCAGATTAACCAGGCAGATTTTGGTGAGTGAAAAGAGCCCGAAATAGGATGTTGATGTAACAATAGGTGTTAAAGGATCACCTTAAAATAAGCATCTGacattcatcatcatcttcttacaacatccagctgtgtgtccttgcACCGTCAGCTCCTTAACTGCCACCCATCTCCGACAGCCCCTCACTGTTAAAGCTTCCCAGTGTGAAACAATGTGTGCCCGATGAAGGCGCTGGTCCGACCAAACACATATATTTCTTATATAAAAACCTTAAGTGTCAATGGTTTACATTTCACATGGTGCAACTACAGAAGTGCTTTAACATCATGTACACACATAGTTTATTTAACATGGTTTAGAAAT
It contains:
- the pinx1 gene encoding PIN2/TERF1-interacting telomerase inhibitor 1 isoform X2, which gives rise to MLERMGWSKGKGLGRTEQGSTDHIKVKVKNDNYGLGTNASHEDNWIAHQDDFNELLAQLNNHHGQNNNKNTEPPQEEKKGFSLEEKSKSSRKRVHYMKFTKGKDLSSRTETDLNCIFGKRARSAKEQEQESNSSDSQGETEETPAPTKLDTESIAHTVTSTLSMQEYFAQRMAQMKKARGEAQSASPSVKAEADETAGPSEEPSPIHTAPEDSEEPKKKKKKKKKKSKESANELEVVEENSTAPIVIGDDEDQQQGPPEKKKKKKKSKESAEENSIAPIIIQDDEDQKQERQEKKKKRKMDENEEATNETCSSTSEELPPSKKKKKHKQHNKETELLNGHEPTEDQTVEAEVVQQKKKNHREEVDDGAKEEEVVEKKSKKDKKKKRKHQE
- the pinx1 gene encoding PIN2/TERF1-interacting telomerase inhibitor 1 isoform X1, which gives rise to MSMLAEPRRKQKWSVDPRNSAWSKDDSKFGQKMLERMGWSKGKGLGRTEQGSTDHIKVKVKNDNYGLGTNASHEDNWIAHQDDFNELLAQLNNHHGQNNNKNTEPPQEEKKGFSLEEKSKSSRKRVHYMKFTKGKDLSSRTETDLNCIFGKRARSAKEQEQESNSSDSQGETEETPAPTKLDTESIAHTVTSTLSMQEYFAQRMAQMKKARGEAQSASPSVKAEADETAGPSEEPSPIHTAPEDSEEPKKKKKKKKKKSKESANELEVVEENSTAPIVIGDDEDQQQGPPEKKKKKKKSKESAEENSIAPIIIQDDEDQKQERQEKKKKRKMDENEEATNETCSSTSEELPPSKKKKKHKQHNKETELLNGHEPTEDQTVEAEVVQQKKKNHREEVDDGAKEEEVVEKKSKKDKKKKRKHQE